The segment TAATGCAGCCAGCATACCCAGCCCCACAGCCTGCCCATGAGTGACAGAAGTTAAACCAGAAGCCTTTTCCAGGGCGTGGCCTATAGTATGTCCAAAATTAAGCAGGTTTCTATAGCTAATATCATTTTCATCCCGGGCTACTACCTTGGTTTTTATTAAGGCACATTTATATATGATTTGGTCAAAATACTGGCTTTTTATGGCAGAATTTAGCTGGGATGGACTTTCGATTATCCTGTCTAATAGTTTCAATATGCCTTTGTCAAATAACAGTCCATATTTTACTATTTCTCCTAATCCATTAATGATTTCTTTGGTCTCCAGGGTAGATAATAGATCAAAGTCTGCTATTACCAGGTGAGGCTGATAAAAGGTGCCAATAATATTTTTTATTTGCTTGTAGTTTACCGCTACCTTGCCTCCTATGCTGGAGTCTACCTGGCTTACAATAGTGGTAGGGTATTGCACTAATTTTACTCCACGGTGAAAGGTAGAAGCAGAAAACCCGGCCAAATCACCAATAACTCCGCCCCCAAAAGCTATCATTATATCAGTCCGGTGGAAATTACTGGCTAACATCTGGTCATAGATCTCGCTGCAGACTGTATTATTTTTAAAAGTCTCTCCGTCATGGACTAAAAAGATGCTGAATTTCAGCCCGGTATCGTTTAACATATCCAACAGCCTGGAATGATATATGGAATCAATTTTATGATTAGAGACTAACAGCACTTGCCGGGCATCTTTTAAGCTTTTTAGCAATTTTGGGGCAGATCTGAATAAATTATTACCTAAAAAAATAGGATAATTTCTAGTAGAAGTTTTTGCTATTATTTTTTTCATAATTTTTTAAAACTATTTATAATAATTTTAGCAGCCTGCTCTGGGTTTAACCAATCGGTATCCAGGGCCAAATGTGAACTTTGGGCATATGCTTGCTTCCTTTGTTCTAAAAGCTGTTCAATTTTTTGTTGTTTAGCTTGAACCTGTAATAAAGGCCTTACATTTGAACCATTTATCCGTTCCATAACTTTAGGGGGAGATACTTTTAAGTAAACCACCCAGCTATTATTCCTTATAATCCGTATATTATCTCCCCTTTCCACTACTCCGCCCCCACAGGCAAATACACAATTTTTATTATTATAGATCTTGCCTATAACCTCAGATTCAATTTCCCTGAAAAATATTTCTCCAAAATTATTAAAAATTTCAGCAACGGTCATACCCTGTTTGATTTCAATTATCCTGTCAATGTCTACCAATAGCATTCCCAGTTTTTCTGCCACCAGTTTCCCTACCGTGCTTTTACCAGAAGCCATAAAGCCTATTAGTGATATATTGTTATACTTCATTAATTAGATATTTCTATAGTAATCTTGCCAAAGCTGGTAATTTAACTTAACTTCTTCCATATTATCCCTGCCCCATTTATCCTGTACTGCATTAGCTAATACCATGGCCACCATGGCTTCTGCTATTACAGAGGCGCTGGGAACAGCACATACATCCGATCTTTCCTTAAGGCTAATTTCTGCTTTTTTGGTTTTAATATTAACCGTCTTCAACCCCTTGGAGGTGGTGGGTATAGGTTTCATAACTGCTCCTACTATTATATCTTGGCCGTTACTGATGCCTCCTTCTATACCTCCGCTATGGTTGGTCTTACGGTAAAACCCTTTAGTTTTTGAATAGAATATTTCATCATGGAAAAGGCTTCCAGCCTTATTTTTTGACTGAAAACCGTCTCCAATTTCCACGGCTTTAATAGCGGGTATGCTCATAATGGCTTTAGCGATAATAGCATCCAGCCTAAAATCCCATTGGGTATAACTCCCCAAGCCTACAGGTACACCGGTAGCTATTACTGTAAAGCTGCCTCCCAGGGTATCTCCCTGTTGAGCAGCCTGCCCTATTTTTTGTTTTATCCTATTTTCAATAACCGGATCCGGAAATCTTAACCCTGAACCTTCTATCTGTTTCTTAAGCCCTGATGTCAGTTTTACTGGTTTTTGAATTCCGATACCCCCAATATGGTCGACATAACTAAAGATTTCTATTCCTACTTCTGCCAGCAGCAGTTTTGCCAAAGCTCCGGTGCACACCCTGGCCGCGGTTTCCCTGGCACTGCTTCTTTCAATTGAATCCCTTATGCTGTGCTGATGGTATTTAATAAACCCATTTAAATCGGCGTGACCCGGGCGCGGGTTTAGTAAAGGTTCTTCTTGTTTGTCATTCCAGTTTTTAAAATCTTTATTAGGTATTAAAAAGGAAATAGGATTGCCGGTAGAACTCCCTTGGCTTAAACCAGAGATAAATTCAACCTTATCTTGCTCAATTTTCATCCTGTTTCCCCTACCGTAACCTACCTGTCTTCTGCCTAACTCCCGGTTTACAAAATCTATATCTATGTTTACTCCTGAAGGGTAATCATCAATTATGCCCATTAAATATTTTCCATGTGATTCTCCTGCAGTTAAATACCTCATATTGCCCCTTATCAGTCTAGTATCAATTGATCTAAAAAAATGGTGATAATTTCATCACCTTTTAGCAGTACCACTGAATTTTCATTAATAGCCTGAACCTTGTATATTTCTGCAAATACATCGGTTTCTACCAGCTTGTAACTAAATTCATTAAATTTTATTTCAGCATAATCCACCCCATCCTGGCTATATATTTTCTCCAGTTTTATAGTATTTTCATTTTCCTGGTTTTGCTGTATATAATAGGGTTGGAAAGGATTACGGATATCATGGCTTATATCTACATCCCCCTTTATCTGATAAGTGGTTTCCAGATTATCATCTATTGTTTCTATCATGGCCAGCTGTCTTTGGTCTAAATCTATATCTAAAACAGGGCCGGTATCTATTTCTATTTTTTGTTCAGGAAACAGGAATGGCTTAATCTGGCAGCCAGCTGGAAAGACTGCCGCAATAACCAGTACCAGTATTAAAATAATCTTTCTTTTCATAAAATCAAGGATTTAATTGATAATAGGTTTTCCCGTTTATTAAAGCTATCATTTCCGGATAGCCTTCACCAGCCAGAGACATTTCCGTGCTTTCCAAGGTTATTGTTCTGGGCATAGATTCCAAAGTTTGCGTAAACACCAGCAGGTTATAGTATTCTCCGGTAATGGCAATATTTATATCAATAGCCGGTGTCTGTTCCTGGTCTTTTAAAACCACCTCATTATATCTTATTGATTGAATTTCTACCTCTGCAAACTGGGCAATATTATAAATTTCATTAGTTAAAACCTGAATATCGCTTTTGCTGGGAAGCTCTACTGAATATTTTTGATACTGAGCATAAAGCATAGTGAATTTT is part of the Actinomycetota bacterium genome and harbors:
- a CDS encoding shikimate kinase; translation: MKYNNISLIGFMASGKSTVGKLVAEKLGMLLVDIDRIIEIKQGMTVAEIFNNFGEIFFREIESEVIGKIYNNKNCVFACGGGVVERGDNIRIIRNNSWVVYLKVSPPKVMERINGSNVRPLLQVQAKQQKIEQLLEQRKQAYAQSSHLALDTDWLNPEQAAKIIINSFKKL
- the aroC gene encoding chorismate synthase, translated to MRYLTAGESHGKYLMGIIDDYPSGVNIDIDFVNRELGRRQVGYGRGNRMKIEQDKVEFISGLSQGSSTGNPISFLIPNKDFKNWNDKQEEPLLNPRPGHADLNGFIKYHQHSIRDSIERSSARETAARVCTGALAKLLLAEVGIEIFSYVDHIGGIGIQKPVKLTSGLKKQIEGSGLRFPDPVIENRIKQKIGQAAQQGDTLGGSFTVIATGVPVGLGSYTQWDFRLDAIIAKAIMSIPAIKAVEIGDGFQSKNKAGSLFHDEIFYSKTKGFYRKTNHSGGIEGGISNGQDIIVGAVMKPIPTTSKGLKTVNIKTKKAEISLKERSDVCAVPSASVIAEAMVAMVLANAVQDKWGRDNMEEVKLNYQLWQDYYRNI
- the pilO gene encoding type 4a pilus biogenesis protein PilO — translated: MSNKHRVVIIVIMSVIMLGIFLALIMPVLRQNSQIRFMIEEQKKANSSLTERINQLLGIKEKFTMLYAQYQKYSVELPSKSDIQVLTNEIYNIAQFAEVEIQSIRYNEVVLKDQEQTPAIDINIAITGEYYNLLVFTQTLESMPRTITLESTEMSLAGEGYPEMIALINGKTYYQLNP
- the aroB gene encoding 3-dehydroquinate synthase → MKKIIAKTSTRNYPIFLGNNLFRSAPKLLKSLKDARQVLLVSNHKIDSIYHSRLLDMLNDTGLKFSIFLVHDGETFKNNTVCSEIYDQMLASNFHRTDIMIAFGGGVIGDLAGFSASTFHRGVKLVQYPTTIVSQVDSSIGGKVAVNYKQIKNIIGTFYQPHLVIADFDLLSTLETKEIINGLGEIVKYGLLFDKGILKLLDRIIESPSQLNSAIKSQYFDQIIYKCALIKTKVVARDENDISYRNLLNFGHTIGHALEKASGLTSVTHGQAVGLGMLAALDISIELGYLSTDFKMQILGLYKKIGLPTKIEGIDMDKIIKAMGYDKKFVSGKNKFVLLRNLNQPFFYCDLKQDIIINSIKNNMG